A genomic window from Aquabacterium sp. OR-4 includes:
- a CDS encoding sensor histidine kinase, with amino-acid sequence MAAGAVRSFWSRAPGGLFWKVFAACWCSSLFTGVGIHLFARLFPALVQLPPMPPTVAQSAGMPVLVGGFIALGFSGVLAWSLSRPIRLLRQAFGAAAAGQLAQRLAPQLGRQRDEFAELARDYDRMAQQLQTLLGAQSRLLHDVSHELRSPLARLQMATGLLRRNPAAAIPALTLQRIDHEVERLDALVDEVLTLARLESGVAGVPLGAEPEGLDVQALLHSVLDDARFEAQQQGQGRRLTLAAPAEGPLLAAQGELLQRAFDNVLRNALKFSPPGGEVELAVHWQAGDAWWTLWVRDRGPGLSAEDCQRVFEPFVRGVAAPAAGAPAAPGFGLGLAIAQRALQAHGGRIQAQPRDGGGLALCLQLPVPPAHAFTGFNANAGCNPEDAAAGPDHHGAMTMPITAGGPRASPS; translated from the coding sequence ATGGCCGCCGGCGCGGTGCGTTCGTTCTGGTCGCGCGCGCCAGGCGGGCTGTTCTGGAAGGTGTTTGCGGCCTGCTGGTGCAGCTCGCTGTTCACCGGCGTGGGCATTCATCTTTTTGCGCGCCTGTTCCCGGCACTGGTGCAATTGCCGCCGATGCCGCCCACGGTGGCGCAATCGGCTGGCATGCCGGTGCTGGTGGGCGGGTTCATCGCGCTGGGTTTCAGCGGCGTGCTGGCCTGGTCGCTGTCGCGTCCGATCCGGCTGCTGCGCCAGGCCTTCGGCGCCGCCGCGGCGGGGCAGCTGGCGCAGCGCCTGGCGCCGCAGCTGGGCCGCCAGCGTGACGAGTTTGCCGAGCTGGCGCGCGACTACGACCGCATGGCGCAGCAGCTGCAGACGCTGCTGGGCGCGCAGTCGCGCCTGCTGCACGATGTGTCGCACGAGCTGCGCTCGCCGCTGGCGCGCCTGCAGATGGCCACCGGCCTGCTGCGCCGCAACCCCGCCGCTGCCATACCGGCCCTGACGCTGCAGCGCATCGACCACGAGGTGGAGCGGCTGGATGCGCTGGTTGACGAGGTGCTCACCCTGGCGCGGCTGGAGTCGGGTGTGGCCGGGGTGCCGCTCGGGGCCGAGCCCGAGGGCCTGGACGTGCAGGCCCTGTTGCACTCGGTGCTGGACGATGCCCGCTTCGAGGCCCAGCAGCAAGGCCAGGGCCGCAGGCTCACGCTGGCCGCACCCGCCGAGGGCCCGCTGCTGGCCGCCCAGGGCGAGCTGCTGCAGCGGGCCTTCGACAACGTGCTGCGCAATGCGCTGAAGTTTTCGCCGCCCGGCGGCGAGGTCGAGCTGGCCGTGCACTGGCAGGCGGGCGATGCCTGGTGGACGCTGTGGGTGCGCGACCGCGGGCCCGGCCTGTCGGCCGAGGATTGCCAGCGTGTGTTCGAACCCTTTGTGCGTGGCGTGGCGGCCCCAGCCGCCGGGGCCCCGGCGGCACCCGGTTTCGGCCTGGGCCTGGCCATTGCGCAGCGGGCCTTGCAGGCGCATGGCGGCCGCATCCAGGCCCAGCCGCGTGATGGGGGCGGCCTGGCTCTTTGCCTGCAGCTGCCGGTGCCACCGGCGCATGCCTTTACCGGCTTTAACGCAAACGCCGGGTGCAACCCTGAGGACGCGGCGGCCGGCCCTGACCATCATGGCGCCATGACGATGCCGATCACGGCGGGCGGCCCCAGGGCCTCGCCGAGCTGA
- a CDS encoding response regulator transcription factor, whose product MQRLLLIDDDPDLTAMMGEYLSQEGFAVDAVHDGPEGVRGALNGGYALVVLDAMLPRLHGQEVLRRIRARSRIPVLMLTARGDDADRISGLELGADDYVPKPCTPRELTARVRSILRRTRPDAPELQPQQVLRAGALVMWPEQRRAQWAQRELLLTPTEFNLLEVLASEAGHIVSKDQLSRRALGRPAGRFDRSIDVHLCAVRQKLGAQPDGQPRIRAIRGMGYQLLRELH is encoded by the coding sequence ATGCAACGCCTGCTGTTGATCGACGACGACCCCGACCTCACCGCGATGATGGGCGAGTACCTGTCGCAGGAAGGCTTTGCGGTGGATGCCGTGCACGACGGCCCCGAGGGCGTGCGCGGCGCGCTCAATGGCGGCTACGCGCTGGTGGTTCTCGATGCCATGCTGCCGCGCCTGCATGGCCAGGAGGTGCTGCGCCGCATCCGCGCGCGCAGCCGCATCCCGGTGCTGATGCTCACCGCCCGCGGCGACGATGCCGACCGCATCAGCGGCCTGGAGCTGGGTGCCGACGACTACGTGCCCAAGCCCTGCACGCCACGCGAGCTGACCGCGCGGGTGCGCTCCATCCTGCGCCGCACCCGGCCCGATGCGCCCGAACTGCAGCCGCAACAGGTGCTGCGCGCCGGCGCCCTGGTGATGTGGCCCGAGCAGCGCCGCGCGCAATGGGCGCAGCGTGAGCTGCTGCTCACGCCCACCGAGTTCAACCTGCTGGAGGTGCTGGCCAGCGAGGCCGGCCACATCGTCAGCAAGGATCAGCTCTCGCGCCGCGCGCTCGGCCGCCCCGCCGGCCGCTTTGACCGCAGCATCGACGTGCACCTGTGCGCGGTGCGGCAGAAGCTGGGGGCCCAGCCCGATGGCCAGCCGCGCATCCGCGCGATCCGCGGCATGGGCTACCAGCTGCTGCGCGAGCTGCACTGA
- a CDS encoding MFS transporter: MRSTTSSPLPRSASVGAPAGHAAALPREPRLIQAFILLVTASLTVLVTAILGPSLPAMQAHFKDVPGADYLVPLTMTAPMLMMAGLSVFVGELADRLGRKRLLVGATAFYAVVGTAPMYLDSLSAIIASRFALGVMEAVLMTVSTAMIGDYYEGARRERFMSLQTTVSATSAFLMNTVGGMIAEQGWRAPYAVFAISLLLAPLMMVYLWEPQTRATMSAEQLREDTQSFRPRVLGFICALAVLLGIMFLTVPVHFGYLHGAIGVQSPAQIGMAYGINSLGVISGTLLFGWVLAQRLAVSWQLALGCLVAGCGFWLMKGAGDYAALTTAGFVNGLGAGVLLPTMVTWTMRVLPVSRRGMGTGAFQSCLFFGMFVNPILIVGLEKQLGGSRALAVGLEGQVLLGLGLVAVAVAVLRKGR; encoded by the coding sequence ATGCGCAGTACCACCAGCAGCCCGCTGCCCCGATCGGCCAGCGTGGGCGCCCCGGCCGGCCACGCGGCAGCGCTGCCGCGCGAGCCGCGGCTGATCCAGGCCTTCATCCTGCTCGTCACGGCCAGCCTCACGGTGCTGGTCACGGCCATCCTGGGCCCCAGCCTGCCGGCCATGCAGGCGCATTTCAAGGATGTGCCGGGCGCCGACTACCTGGTGCCGCTGACCATGACCGCGCCGATGCTGATGATGGCCGGCCTGAGCGTGTTCGTCGGCGAGCTGGCCGACCGCCTGGGGCGCAAGCGCCTGCTGGTGGGGGCCACCGCCTTCTACGCGGTGGTGGGCACGGCGCCGATGTACCTCGATTCGCTCAGCGCCATCATCGCCAGCCGCTTTGCGCTGGGCGTGATGGAGGCGGTGCTGATGACCGTGAGCACCGCGATGATCGGCGACTACTACGAGGGTGCGCGGCGCGAGCGCTTCATGTCGTTGCAGACCACGGTGTCGGCCACCTCGGCGTTTCTGATGAACACCGTGGGCGGCATGATTGCCGAGCAGGGCTGGCGTGCGCCCTATGCGGTGTTTGCGATCAGCCTGCTGCTGGCGCCGCTGATGATGGTGTACCTGTGGGAGCCGCAGACCCGCGCCACCATGAGCGCCGAGCAGCTGCGCGAGGACACGCAGTCCTTCCGCCCGCGGGTGCTGGGCTTCATCTGCGCACTGGCCGTGCTGCTGGGCATCATGTTCCTCACGGTGCCGGTGCACTTCGGCTACCTGCATGGCGCCATCGGCGTGCAGAGCCCGGCCCAGATCGGCATGGCCTACGGCATCAACAGCCTGGGCGTGATCAGCGGCACCCTGCTGTTCGGCTGGGTGCTGGCGCAGCGCCTGGCGGTGAGCTGGCAGCTGGCGCTGGGCTGCCTGGTGGCAGGCTGCGGCTTCTGGCTGATGAAGGGCGCTGGCGACTACGCCGCGCTCACCACCGCCGGCTTCGTCAACGGCCTGGGCGCCGGCGTGCTGCTGCCCACCATGGTGACCTGGACGATGCGCGTGCTGCCGGTCTCGCGCCGCGGCATGGGCACCGGGGCCTTCCAGTCGTGCCTGTTCTTTGGCATGTTCGTCAACCCGATCCTGATCGTCGGCCTTGAAAAGCAGCTGGGCGGCAGCCGCGCGCTGGCCGTGGGGCTGGAGGGGCAGGTGCTGCTGGGCCTGGGCCTGGTGGCGGTGGCGGTGGCGGTGCTGCGCAAGGGGCGCTGA
- a CDS encoding antibiotic biosynthesis monooxygenase family protein, whose translation MMLEVATLTVRPGHEAAFEQAFEKAQRLLPGQAGYLSHELRRAVGREPLYLLLIEWRAVDDRTLGFGQSPSHARWHELLQAHLAEPPQPAFYRAVSPGPATDGEAAMAGKVRNAGD comes from the coding sequence ATGATGCTCGAAGTGGCCACGCTCACCGTCCGGCCCGGCCACGAGGCGGCATTCGAGCAGGCCTTCGAGAAGGCCCAGCGCCTGCTGCCCGGCCAGGCCGGCTACCTGTCGCACGAGCTGCGCCGCGCGGTCGGCCGCGAACCGCTGTACCTGCTGCTGATCGAGTGGCGCGCGGTGGACGACCGCACGCTCGGCTTCGGCCAGTCGCCCAGCCACGCCCGCTGGCACGAACTGCTGCAGGCCCATCTGGCCGAGCCGCCGCAGCCGGCGTTCTACCGCGCGGTATCGCCCGGCCCGGCCACGGACGGCGAGGCCGCGATGGCCGGGAAAGTCCGCAACGCGGGTGACTGA
- a CDS encoding SMP-30/gluconolactonase/LRE family protein, with product MSLNLNPLLGWQVDRAQIVHHGSGLQRPECILAEPDGTLWTADARGVMRIAPDGAQQLIRQQAAGPDRPLDAQSLILGGSLPNGIAFSAEGDILIANFGTDAIELMTRDGRSRTLFNQLDGRPLGKTNFVLTDSRGRIWFTVTTRQVPWTRSINDKTADGYVGLIDERGIRIVADGFVGTNEARLDANEEWLYVAETNARRISRLRVMPDGALSDRQVYGPADLGGFPDGFALDVAGNLWITLVLTERLIALTPDGQVLTLLDDGRPQALAEYERHYQAGTTTPELMAACRGTLAPMMASIAFGGPDLRTVYLGSLAGSTLPSFRSPVAGLPLAHWPRG from the coding sequence ATGAGCCTCAACCTCAATCCGCTGCTGGGCTGGCAGGTGGACCGCGCGCAGATCGTCCACCACGGCAGCGGCCTGCAGCGGCCCGAATGCATCCTGGCCGAGCCCGATGGCACGCTGTGGACGGCCGACGCCCGCGGCGTGATGCGCATCGCCCCCGATGGCGCGCAGCAGCTCATCCGCCAGCAGGCCGCCGGGCCCGACCGCCCGCTTGACGCGCAATCGCTGATCCTGGGCGGCAGCCTGCCCAATGGCATCGCCTTCAGCGCCGAGGGCGACATCCTGATCGCCAACTTCGGCACCGATGCCATCGAGCTGATGACCCGCGACGGCCGCTCGCGCACGCTGTTCAACCAGCTCGATGGCCGGCCGCTGGGCAAGACCAACTTCGTGCTCACCGACAGCCGCGGCCGCATCTGGTTCACCGTCACCACCCGCCAGGTGCCGTGGACCCGCTCGATCAACGACAAGACCGCCGATGGCTACGTGGGCCTGATCGACGAGCGCGGCATCCGCATCGTGGCCGATGGCTTCGTGGGCACCAACGAGGCCCGGCTCGATGCCAATGAAGAGTGGCTGTACGTGGCCGAGACGAACGCCCGCCGCATCTCGCGCCTGCGGGTGATGCCCGATGGCGCGCTGAGCGACCGGCAGGTTTACGGCCCGGCCGATCTGGGCGGCTTTCCGGACGGCTTTGCGCTCGACGTGGCTGGCAACCTGTGGATCACGCTGGTGCTCACCGAGCGGCTGATCGCGCTGACGCCCGACGGCCAGGTGCTCACGCTGCTCGATGACGGCCGGCCGCAGGCCCTGGCCGAGTACGAGCGCCACTACCAGGCCGGCACCACCACGCCCGAGCTGATGGCCGCCTGCCGCGGCACGCTGGCGCCGATGATGGCCAGCATTGCCTTTGGCGGGCCCGACCTGCGCACCGTGTACCTGGGCAGCCTGGCCGGCAGCACGCTGCCGAGCTTTCGCTCACCCGTGGCCGGCCTGCCGCTGGCGCACTGGCCGCGCGGCTGA
- a CDS encoding LysR family transcriptional regulator has protein sequence MDGFSDLAFFSLLLKQGSLAATAQQLGVTPPAVSKRLAAIERRLGVRLLQRTTRRISLTPEGETYLTDGARVLEELDALERSVSGSRALPRGLVRVCATLGFGRRHIAPALSAFARGYPDVEVQLQLTDRPVNLVEQGFDLQIRFGELPDARLTARLLAHNQRLLCAAPAYLKRAGVPAAPRDLGRHACLFIRESDETFGSWHLRQGGKTETVKVRGPLASNDGECVLGWALDGHGILMRSAWEAAPMLRTGRLRRVLADWSLPAAQVYAVFPSRSHLSAKTRALVDFLIARFEPHRLDDSGAW, from the coding sequence ATGGACGGCTTCTCCGATCTGGCCTTTTTTTCACTGCTGCTCAAGCAGGGCAGCCTGGCCGCCACCGCCCAGCAGTTGGGCGTGACGCCTCCGGCCGTGAGCAAGCGGCTGGCCGCCATCGAGCGCCGGCTGGGCGTGCGGCTGTTGCAGCGCACCACCCGCCGCATCAGCCTGACGCCCGAGGGCGAGACCTACCTGACCGACGGCGCGCGGGTGCTGGAGGAGCTGGACGCGCTGGAGCGCTCGGTGAGCGGCAGCCGGGCCCTGCCGCGCGGGCTGGTGCGTGTGTGCGCGACGCTGGGCTTTGGCCGCCGGCACATCGCGCCGGCGCTGTCGGCCTTTGCCCGCGGCTACCCCGATGTGGAGGTGCAGCTGCAGCTCACCGACCGGCCGGTCAATCTGGTGGAGCAGGGCTTCGACCTGCAGATCCGCTTTGGCGAGCTGCCCGATGCGCGGCTCACGGCCCGCTTGCTGGCGCACAACCAGCGCCTGCTGTGCGCGGCACCGGCCTACCTGAAGCGCGCCGGCGTGCCGGCCGCGCCGCGCGACCTGGGCCGCCATGCCTGCCTGTTCATCCGCGAGAGCGACGAAACCTTCGGCAGCTGGCATCTGCGCCAGGGCGGCAAGACCGAGACCGTCAAGGTGCGCGGCCCGCTGGCGTCAAACGACGGCGAGTGCGTGCTCGGCTGGGCGCTCGATGGCCACGGCATCCTGATGCGCTCGGCCTGGGAGGCCGCCCCCATGCTGCGCACCGGCCGGCTGCGCCGGGTGCTGGCCGACTGGAGCCTGCCCGCGGCGCAGGTGTATGCGGTGTTCCCCTCGCGCAGCCACCTGTCGGCCAAGACCCGCGCGCTGGTCGACTTTCTGATCGCCCGGTTCGAGCCGCACCGGCTTGACGACAGCGGCGCCTGGTAG
- a CDS encoding alpha/beta fold hydrolase, translating to MQHPPPVHWPAPGVTADPDPLFAGFASRQVEVAPGVAIHLRTGGQGAPLLLLHGHPQTHAIWHRLAPALAQRFTLVLADLRGYGDSSKPAGDAEHAAYSKRVMARDMLTVMQALGHARFSVLAHDRGARVAHRLAMDWPQAVQRLVLLDIAPTLAMYEQTGEAFARAYWHWFFLIQPSPLPERLIEADPAAYVRDVMGRRSAGLAPFDPRALAEYQRALALPGAAHGLCEDYRASAGIDLVHDRDDRDRGLRLEPPLLVLWGRDGVVHRCFQPLDEWRRVARDVRGGPLDCGHYIAEEAPQALLAEALPFLTEA from the coding sequence ATGCAGCATCCACCCCCGGTTCATTGGCCTGCGCCCGGCGTGACGGCCGACCCTGACCCGCTGTTCGCGGGCTTCGCGTCGCGCCAGGTCGAGGTGGCGCCGGGAGTGGCCATCCACCTGCGCACCGGCGGCCAGGGCGCGCCGCTGCTGCTGCTGCACGGGCACCCGCAAACCCACGCCATCTGGCACAGGCTGGCGCCGGCGCTGGCCCAGCGCTTCACGCTGGTGCTGGCCGATCTGCGCGGCTATGGCGACTCGTCCAAACCCGCCGGCGATGCCGAACACGCCGCCTACAGCAAGCGCGTGATGGCGCGCGACATGCTGACCGTGATGCAGGCGCTGGGCCACGCGCGCTTCAGCGTGCTGGCGCACGACCGTGGCGCGCGCGTGGCGCACCGGCTGGCGATGGACTGGCCGCAGGCCGTGCAGCGCCTGGTGCTGCTGGACATCGCGCCCACGCTGGCCATGTACGAGCAGACCGGCGAGGCCTTCGCCCGCGCCTACTGGCACTGGTTCTTCCTGATCCAGCCGTCGCCGCTGCCCGAACGCCTGATCGAGGCCGACCCGGCCGCCTATGTGCGCGATGTGATGGGCCGCCGCAGCGCCGGGCTGGCGCCGTTCGACCCGCGCGCGCTGGCCGAATACCAGCGGGCGCTGGCGCTGCCCGGCGCCGCGCACGGCCTGTGCGAGGACTACCGCGCCTCGGCCGGCATCGACCTGGTGCACGACCGGGACGACCGCGACCGCGGCCTGCGGCTCGAGCCGCCGCTGCTGGTGCTGTGGGGCCGCGACGGCGTGGTGCACCGCTGCTTCCAGCCGCTGGACGAGTGGCGCCGCGTGGCCCGCGATGTGCGCGGCGGCCCGCTCGACTGCGGCCACTACATCGCCGAAGAAGCCCCGCAGGCCCTGCTGGCCGAGGCCCTGCCCTTTCTGACCGAAGCCTGA
- the leuC gene encoding 3-isopropylmalate dehydratase large subunit yields the protein MTARTLYRKLVDAHTVAWLDDQNLLLFCDLHLMNEYTSPQAFAGLYEQQRGVPMPGQNVAVVSHIIPTHPTPVRVIADPASALQASNLKKNCEHFGIPLFDTQDALQGIEHVVAPEHGMIRPGMVVICGDSHTTTYGALGALGFGIGTTEVEHVLATQTLAYRPAQDMRIRVDGELPPGTTSKDLVLAIIGRIGAQGARGFVVEFCGTAIDALSIEARFTLCNMTVEAGSRGALIAPDQKAVDYLMAHAPDLADAANPQREAALAAWRELRSDAQAHFDVEHRFDAGAIAPHVTWGTSPDQVMAIDARLPRLQQLPEGPARSSAQRALHYTRLTEGAAIEGTPVQHVFIGSCTNGRIEDLRAAAAIVHGRRVAEGVRAMVVPGSGAVKAAAEAEGLARIFIEAGFEWRKPGCSMCLAMNDDVLAEGVRCASTTNRNFEGRQGRGAITHLMSPAMAAAAAVTGRITDARQLQVLP from the coding sequence ATGACCGCCCGAACCCTCTACCGCAAGCTGGTCGACGCGCACACCGTCGCCTGGCTCGATGACCAGAACCTGCTGTTGTTCTGCGACCTGCACCTGATGAACGAGTACACCAGCCCGCAGGCCTTTGCCGGCCTGTACGAGCAGCAGCGCGGCGTGCCCATGCCGGGCCAGAACGTGGCCGTGGTGAGCCACATCATCCCCACCCACCCCACGCCGGTGCGCGTGATCGCCGACCCCGCCTCGGCGCTGCAGGCCAGCAACCTGAAGAAGAACTGCGAGCACTTCGGCATCCCGCTGTTCGACACCCAGGACGCACTGCAGGGCATCGAGCATGTGGTGGCGCCCGAGCACGGCATGATCCGGCCGGGCATGGTGGTGATCTGCGGCGACAGCCACACCACCACCTATGGCGCACTGGGCGCCCTGGGCTTCGGCATCGGCACCACCGAGGTCGAGCATGTGCTGGCCACCCAGACCCTGGCCTACCGCCCGGCGCAGGACATGCGCATCCGCGTCGACGGCGAACTGCCGCCGGGCACCACGTCCAAGGACCTGGTGCTGGCCATCATCGGCCGCATCGGTGCCCAGGGCGCGCGCGGCTTCGTGGTCGAGTTCTGCGGCACGGCGATCGACGCGCTGTCGATCGAGGCGCGCTTCACGCTGTGCAACATGACGGTGGAGGCCGGCTCGCGCGGCGCCCTGATCGCGCCCGACCAGAAGGCCGTCGACTACCTGATGGCCCACGCGCCCGACCTGGCCGACGCGGCCAATCCCCAGCGCGAGGCCGCGCTGGCGGCCTGGCGCGAGCTGCGCTCGGACGCGCAGGCGCACTTCGATGTCGAACACCGCTTTGACGCCGGCGCGATCGCCCCGCACGTGACCTGGGGCACCAGCCCCGACCAGGTGATGGCCATCGACGCCCGCCTGCCGCGGCTGCAGCAGCTGCCCGAGGGCCCGGCCCGCAGCAGCGCGCAGCGGGCGCTGCACTACACCCGGCTGACCGAGGGCGCGGCCATCGAAGGCACGCCGGTGCAGCATGTGTTCATCGGCTCGTGCACCAATGGCCGCATCGAAGACCTGCGGGCGGCCGCGGCCATCGTGCACGGGCGCCGGGTGGCCGAGGGCGTGCGCGCAATGGTGGTGCCGGGCTCGGGCGCCGTGAAGGCCGCCGCCGAGGCCGAAGGTCTGGCCCGCATCTTCATCGAGGCCGGCTTCGAGTGGCGCAAGCCCGGCTGCTCGATGTGCCTGGCGATGAACGACGACGTGCTGGCCGAGGGCGTGCGCTGCGCCTCGACCACCAACCGCAACTTCGAGGGCCGCCAGGGCCGGGGCGCCATCACCCACCTGATGAGCCCGGCCATGGCCGCCGCCGCCGCGGTGACCGGCCGCATCACCGACGCCCGCCAACTGCAGGTGCTGCCATGA
- the leuD gene encoding 3-isopropylmalate dehydratase small subunit has translation MSLNDTVRITGRAAALRIENLDTDQIMPKQFLRGIDKSGLAEGLLYDLRVDAQGRPRPDFVLNRPAFAGAPILVGGANFGCGSSREHAVWGLLQAGIRAIVAPSFAEIFHTNAMNNRLLLVALPPEQVARLMDDADDAASPAVHIDVGAQTLSSRSVQARFELLPRHRRMFLEGLDSIGLSLTHREAITAFAQQHWARSPWLKDVAAAARARLSSG, from the coding sequence ATGAGCCTGAACGACACCGTGCGGATCACCGGCCGTGCCGCGGCCCTGCGCATCGAGAACCTCGACACCGACCAGATCATGCCCAAGCAGTTTCTGCGCGGCATCGACAAGTCGGGCCTGGCCGAGGGCCTGCTGTACGACCTGCGCGTGGATGCGCAGGGCCGGCCGCGGCCGGACTTCGTGCTCAACCGGCCGGCGTTTGCCGGTGCGCCCATCCTGGTCGGCGGGGCCAACTTCGGCTGCGGCTCCAGCCGCGAGCATGCGGTGTGGGGCCTGCTGCAGGCCGGCATCCGGGCCATCGTGGCGCCCAGCTTCGCCGAGATCTTCCACACCAACGCCATGAACAACCGGCTGCTGCTGGTGGCCCTGCCCCCCGAGCAGGTGGCCCGGCTGATGGACGACGCCGACGATGCGGCCAGCCCGGCGGTGCACATCGATGTGGGCGCGCAAACCCTCAGCAGCCGCAGCGTGCAGGCCCGCTTCGAGCTGCTGCCGCGCCACCGGCGCATGTTTCTGGAGGGGCTGGACAGCATCGGCCTGTCGCTGACCCACCGCGAGGCGATCACCGCCTTCGCGCAGCAGCACTGGGCCCGATCGCCCTGGCTGAAAGACGTGGCCGCCGCCGCGCGGGCGCGGCTGAGCAGCGGCTGA
- a CDS encoding LysR family transcriptional regulator translates to MRYQRLDLNLLTALRALLTERNVTRAGEQLHVSQSAMSGMLARLREYFDDALIVPVGRRMELTPLAETLVDKVNDLMLRLDATLATRPDFDPATSRRQFSIVASDYVAQVLLLDVLRELHHEAPGLRLEFRHPSNAAAVDLENGEVDFVINPQRFTTPNQASTVLFEDSYHAVVDRANTAVGDVLSLDSYRQQRHVTLEVNGRPQFETWFISEHGAPAHTEVVVNAFSLLPPLVLGTSRVATLHTRMALQAARQWPVRLVALGFEAPRLVETLQWHRYRDLDPASQYLRDKIIRHARALPAVEALMG, encoded by the coding sequence ATGCGCTACCAGCGCCTCGACCTGAACCTGCTGACCGCGCTGCGCGCGCTGCTCACCGAGCGCAATGTCACGCGCGCCGGCGAGCAGCTGCATGTGTCGCAATCGGCCATGAGCGGCATGCTGGCGCGGTTGCGCGAGTATTTCGACGACGCGCTGATCGTGCCGGTGGGCCGCCGGATGGAGCTCACGCCGCTGGCCGAGACCCTGGTGGACAAGGTCAATGACCTGATGCTGCGGCTCGATGCCACGCTGGCCACGCGGCCCGATTTCGACCCCGCCACCTCGCGCCGGCAGTTCAGCATCGTGGCCTCCGACTACGTGGCCCAGGTGCTGCTGCTGGATGTGCTGCGCGAGCTGCACCACGAGGCCCCGGGCCTGCGGCTGGAGTTTCGCCACCCCAGCAATGCCGCGGCGGTCGATCTGGAGAACGGCGAGGTCGACTTCGTCATCAACCCGCAGCGCTTCACCACGCCCAACCAGGCCAGCACGGTGCTGTTCGAGGACAGCTACCACGCGGTGGTCGACCGCGCCAACACGGCGGTGGGCGATGTGCTCAGCCTCGACAGCTACCGCCAGCAGCGCCACGTCACGCTGGAGGTGAACGGCCGCCCGCAGTTCGAGACCTGGTTCATCAGCGAGCACGGCGCGCCGGCGCACACCGAGGTGGTGGTCAACGCGTTCAGCCTGCTGCCGCCGCTGGTGCTGGGCACCTCACGCGTGGCCACGCTGCACACGCGCATGGCCTTGCAGGCGGCGCGGCAGTGGCCGGTGCGCCTGGTGGCGCTGGGCTTCGAGGCGCCGCGCCTGGTCGAGACCCTGCAGTGGCACCGCTACCGCGACCTCGACCCCGCCAGCCAGTACCTGCGCGACAAGATCATCCGCCACGCGCGCGCGCTGCCGGCGGTGGAGGCCTTGATGGGCTGA